CGAAGTGGTGGAAAAGGCCATCCCCGCGAAGGTGGAGGAGTTCGTGCCCAAGGAGAAGTCCGGCGATGAACCGCCCGCCTACGAAGCCCTGCTGAACTGGGCGAACAACACCTTCCCCCTCGGCATCACCGAGAAGGAGGCAGCCCTCGAGACCAAGGACTTCGATGGCATCTGCCAGTTCCTCATCGAGCGCATCAAGCGTGCTTACGATCTGAAGACCACCGGTGTCCTGCCGCAACTCCTTCAGGAGAGTGAGCGCATCATCCTGCTCGAGGCCATTGATGAACTCTGGCAGGAGCATCTCTATGCCATGGACGGTCTCCGTGAAGGGGTGCACCTGCGCTCCTACGGCCAGAAGGATCCGCTCGTGGAATTCAAGCAGGAAGCCTACGTCATGTTCGAGGAGCTCATGGGCAACATCCAGAACCGCGCCCTGGGCAATCTCTTCCGCAGCCACGAGCGCCTGCAGATGTTCATGGAGCACCTGCGCCAGAGCATGATGCGCGCGCGACAGGAAGGTCCGGACACCCAGTCCGTGCAGAGCCCCCGTCCCCAAGCCGCCGCCGCGAGCGAGGGCGAAGAGGGAGGAGAACCTGTCGAGCAAGGTCCACGCATCACCATCCCGCTGAAGCGTGAAGTGCCCAAGGTGGGCCGCAATGACCCCTGCCCCTGCGGCAGCGGCAAGAAATACAAGTCCTGCTGCGGCCGCGCCGCATGAAGCCTCTCCTCGAAACGCTGCAATCCGGCACTGACTACCTTGCCAAGCGCGGCGTGGAAGAGGCCCGGCTGAACATGGAGCACCTGCTGGCACACGTCCTCGGGTGCCGGAGGCTCGATCTGTACCTGCGCTTCGACCAGTCCCTGACTGAGTCGGAGCTGCAGCCGCTCCGTGAGCTCACGAAGCGGCGTGGTGAGGGTGAGCCTCTCCAGCACTTGCTGGGCACGGTGGAGTTTCACGGCAATGAGTTCGTGTGCGATCACCGTGCCCTCATCCCCCGCCCCGAGACAGAGCACTTCGTGCACCTGCTCACGGAGCATCATCATTCCAAGGACCACCCCGCCAGCGTACTGGACGTGGGAACCGGCAGCGGCTGCATCGGGCTCTCGCTGGCAAAGGCATGGCCGGGCGCGGCTGTCACCTTGGTGGATGTCTCTGAGGACGCTCTCGAACTGGCCCGGCTGAATGCCGAACGCGCCGGCCTCTCCGCCCATGCGGTAAAGCTGGTGCGCAGCGACCTGTTTGAGAAACTTCCCTCCGCCACCTTCGACGTCATCGTGGCCAACCTCCCCTACATCCCCGCCGGAGAGCTGGCGGAGCTGAGCCGTGAAGTGCGCCGTGACCCCGTGCTGGCACTGGATGGCGGCCCCTCCGGGCTGGACATCATCTTCCGTCTGGTCGCAGAGGCCCCCCAGCACTTGAACCCTGGTGGTCTTCTGGCCCTGGAGCTGCACCACGATCAGGCACTTCGTGTCAGCGAGCGCTTGCAAAGTCTTGGTTTCACGGACATTCAGACACACCGCGACCTCCCGGGTATCGAGCGTTTTGTTTTCGCCCGCCATCCCGGCACGCCTCCCGCGGCGATAGAACCCTGACAACTCCCAACCCTTTCCGGAAAACCATCCCATGCAAAAGCTCATCGTCCAAGGAGGCACCCGTCTGCGCGGCAAGGTCACCATCAGCGGATCGAAAAATTCTTCGCTGCCCATTCTCGCGGCAACACTCCTGACGAAGGACGAGTGCATCATCCGCCAGGTGCCGGATCTCAGTGACACGAACTACATGCTGCAGATCCTGCGTGAGCTCGGCGCCGAGGTGGAGCGTGCCAGCGGCACCATGCACATCAAGGCGGAGAAGATTGTTTCCGATACGCCTTACGATCTCGTTCGCAAAATGCGCGCCTCCATCTGCGTGATGGGCCCTCTC
The Roseimicrobium gellanilyticum DNA segment above includes these coding regions:
- the prmC gene encoding peptide chain release factor N(5)-glutamine methyltransferase; translation: MKPLLETLQSGTDYLAKRGVEEARLNMEHLLAHVLGCRRLDLYLRFDQSLTESELQPLRELTKRRGEGEPLQHLLGTVEFHGNEFVCDHRALIPRPETEHFVHLLTEHHHSKDHPASVLDVGTGSGCIGLSLAKAWPGAAVTLVDVSEDALELARLNAERAGLSAHAVKLVRSDLFEKLPSATFDVIVANLPYIPAGELAELSREVRRDPVLALDGGPSGLDIIFRLVAEAPQHLNPGGLLALELHHDQALRVSERLQSLGFTDIQTHRDLPGIERFVFARHPGTPPAAIEP